From the Aspergillus puulaauensis MK2 DNA, chromosome 1, nearly complete sequence genome, the window AGATCTGGCATTTTGGACATCAGATTAAAGAGCAGCGAGCGATATAGGCCGTTTGTTGACTTTTCGAGAGCATCGCCTCgcgcgttgaagaagaatgataTCACGACGCTATTCTTCATTGTCCTCCTTGCTTCCTGGAAGAGAAACTTCATCATGATTGACTTGCCGGCGCCTGGTTTTCCCTTTATCCAGAGAAATCCATTGTGCATCTGCAAACTTCCAGAGTCAAGCCAGTCTTTATACTGGGCACTTTGGAGCATCCAGCGGCAAGTCTTGCCTTGTGCAGCCTTGAGCGACATTTGACGGGCGTCAATCTGATCAAAACGGAGCATGCTTAGGAGCTGTTTCCGCTGATCATCAGACATCGTCTCTCCATATGTACTGCCCTGAACCGTTTCATAGACCATTGACGCTGGGTCCGATCGGGCTGATACGCTGGGCGTCCAACATATCACGAAGGCTTTGGCGCAAGATGCGGCAGTTGCGGCTGCATATGTCTGCcatattttattcttatgGCTGTCTGCATAGTCGCACACGCCCTTTATGATGACACAGGGCAAGCTGTCCCATATCCCAGCCCCTTCCATTTCAAATCCAATTACCTTGTGCGTTGCAGCGATGTTATCGCGGTGTTCACCGGACTTCATTACTGTGTCGGCGGAGGCTATAGAGCCAAAAAAGACGCATGGCTTGGGAGAGTCTGCCGTCAGGCGATTTCTCTGCAGTAGAGAACCCATGCATCCGAGCTTTCTGCAGCTGAGCTCCAGTGCCTTCTCGCAAACAGGGTCACTGCTGTAATGGCAATCCGCACAGAGACAGAAGGCGTCAGGATGCTGGTGATAGTGCTTATGGCGATAATCGGCGGGAAACAATTGATCTTGCGACGTGCCTGGATACTGCCATCTGCCGTCCTGCTGGCTTCGGACGCTCTGCTGGTATTTCCAAGTCTGCTCTTGCAGCTCGCCGTGCATTTTTCGGGTCTTCAGCCCGGAGAGGAAGCTTCTGATCATTCGATTTGGGCCACCGAGAGTCTCCTTAACAACTCGATTTCGCCTGAATCCATCTGGATACTGCTTGCCAAAGTCATATTCCACCACTTTATCGCTGACAATAACGTCTCCCAGGATAACTTCAGTGTGTTCAGATGGAAATGGAACTGCGCCGCAGATACCTACCAGGAGGCCCAGACTGACCCCTGGAAAGCTGACTTGAAGGTTCGAGGCAACACTTGCTGCCCTGGCTTTTCCCATTCCAGGAAGGCACGTTAGTACAACATTATGAGGGCCAATCCGTCCTGTCCGGTACCAGTTCGGATCGCCTGGTTGTTTCCCATACGAGGATGCACCGAATCCATCATAAGCCTCGTCAAATAAGGCCTCGACGGCGTCAAACTCCAATGCCAAGGCACAAATAATCGCGGTTTCGAACTCGTCGCGAGATCGAGGGCGCATCTTTAGTCGGCTTGTATAGGAACCTGAACACACTCACATCCAGAATCGCGGCACCAAGGTACTGACTCGAGAACCACTCCCTGTGTATCACCAGCCTGGGACATTGGCAGCCTGGCGATTGAGGAAGTTGGCACGAAGTGGGAGTGAGGCTCAGCAGCTCAGCCTTGCTGCGCCGTATGGATTCACGTGTTGTTGACAGCTGACTAATCCCACACAACAATCATCCAAATTAGGAAGCACCAGTCTATTGAAGACCATCGTTGGAATCGTGAGCTTGAGGGATAAACGATCAGAGCACAATTTACTCTGTATGCGGGGATGGGTTTATTGCTTGTTGCCTTCGGAGTATCCACTACCTAGATCACGCCGATCTTCCGGCGGGTCAGTTTATTTCCTGGGTACcgagaaatatatattgCACGGGTTTGCGGATAGGAATAACCATTACACGTAGACAGGGGGCTGTTCTCTGCTATCTCAACTTCGCTCACCATCAGCCGGGGTTATCCTTAGGCCTTCCTTGTCCATCGATATACTTCTAAATAACCTGTTTATGACCTGAGTATCTACCGGaggattttatatactactaagCTGCCACTACGATTTGATAATTCCCAGTCTAACCTGTAACAACACCAGACTACAAGGCATAAGCCAAATCCACATGGCAAGTTCCATTGGCCCATCGTCGCTAGTGCTGATATTGAAATTGGCCAGGCCCACCGGGCTCAGGCACAGCTCCACAGTTCGCTGCGGCTCCGGTCAAGGTCCTTTCCAGATTTCCGCTGTTGAtcttttttctgtttctctcttcccactTCCAACCAGCAAGATGAAGTTGACTACTGCTTTCGCTGTTTTGCCATTCGCCCTGGTTGCTTCCGCAAGACAACAGGCCAACTACATCGGCTGCTTCACCAGCTCGGGCTCGCTCGAAAACCAGGGCTCTTACACGTTCCAGACTGTGGGCTACTGCATTAATGTCTGCAACGGTGGAGATTTCAAGTACGCCGCGGTTCAAAAGAACAACTGCCTTTGCGGCAACAACGTCCCGAAACAGGCCGATATGACCGACGACGGCCAATGCAGCTCCCTCTGCCCTGGCTTCGCCCACGACAACTGTGAGCCCCGTCCTCCTGCATACCGGTCACTTTTCTAATGATTATGTACAGGCGGCGGTCGTGATGCGTGGTCGGTGTATTTTGGAGTCAATGGATCCAAGCCGGACTGGTTGTCGAGTAGTTCCGTTGCTGTAACAAGCACTTCTACTGAATCTACCCCCACAACCTCCACAACCTCGGCTATTACTTCGACCTCTACTTCTACCTCCTCGGAGCCTGCTAACTCGTCTTCTGTATCTCTTACATCTTCCGCCAATGTATCCACGAAAGCCCCTGCATCCGCTTCAACCTCCAGCATGGAGCCAACGCCCACCCCCAACAGCGCGAGCCGCCGTCTCAGTTTTATGTTCTAAACTGCCTAGACTCGCTCTTTCCTGCCCTCACGGCATTATGAACCCATTACCAAAGTGGCGAAAAGCTGCAGTGCAAGTATGGCGGTTGTTGAATACAGCATGCGCAagtaatataagatattagaTATCATCCTAAACAGGCCTAAATAAATAGACCATTCAtctagttatattaattgGTTAACTTGAACCAAAACACCTGCCAGCCTCTTGCAAGCCCTACGCTTCCTCCCCCTTACCCTGCCCGATGGCGTTAATCTGCACGTCAGTAACATGCTTGTCGAACTTTCGCAGATTGACTCTCTTCTCAAATCTACCTTTGTCAGCCCAGTCAAATCCAAATAACACAAAATAAACTCACAGTTCATCAATCTCAGCCGGCGTCCGCCTCGTCACTTCAGGTAAGATAAAccaagcaacaacaaccgaaATCGCACCGGTTGCCGCGAAACTAACAGCATCAGTACCAATTCACCCGCCCAGCATGTTCTGATGAGTCAACATACAAGAAACCCGTTTTAACACCCCATTTCGTCGCACCCTCGTTTATCATTAGTGGCGTGCAGAAGCTGAACATGATGGCTACCATGTTTGACGACGCAAGTGACCATCCGGCGGTTTGGGCGCGCAATCGCTGTGATGGGATCTCGGCGGCGTAGGCGTATCCGATTGCAGAGGCCCCGGTTGTGGAGAAGGTTGCGAGGCAGGCGAAGAATATCTATTTACATTAGTTTCAAGGTTAGAGGCTTAATAGAGTGGGTGGATCGTACTAGAAGGGAACTCAATGATGGCGTTGTATAGTCGAAGCATCCGACTATTCCAAGGGCTAGGACGGAGAGAACTGTCACGGCGTAGGGATATACGGTCAATGGTCGACGCCCGAGACGATCCGTCAGTGTGCAAGTGATAATCATAGAAATTATCTGGACGCAGGATAGAATAAGCGTTACGAGGAACGGATCATCGCTTCCGGCGTATTGAACTATAGAAATCAGAGTTGCACTCCATTGACACTGGGGCGTCTTACAGAAGTAGGTAGCATAGGTATTGAACACCGACAGTCCAACAAACTGCTGCGTTATTTTGGGCCACCCGGCGATTATAAACCGGAGGAGGTTTCGGCCTTGGAAAACCGCCCACGTTCCTTGCTGTTCATCGCGCTGGGCCTGTTGACGCTCTTCTGTGATTGTTGCTGTCATGATGCCCTACTGGCGTTAGCACATTGTTGGATGAATACAGCAGTGGACACACAATCTGTTCTTGCACATCATAGCC encodes:
- a CDS encoding WSC domain-containing protein (COG:S;~EggNog:ENOG410PZYI;~InterPro:IPR002889;~PFAM:PF01822;~SECRETED:SignalP(1-18)), with protein sequence MKLTTAFAVLPFALVASARQQANYIGCFTSSGSLENQGSYTFQTVGYCINVCNGGDFKYAAVQKNNCLCGNNVPKQADMTDDGQCSSLCPGFAHDNCGGRDAWSVYFGVNGSKPDWLSSSSVAVTSTSTESTPTTSTTSAITSTSTSTSSEPANSSSVSLTSSANVSTKAPASASTSSMEPTPTPNSASRRLSFMF
- a CDS encoding uncharacterized protein (COG:G;~EggNog:ENOG410PK62;~InterPro:IPR005829,IPR005828,IPR003663,IPR036259, IPR020846;~PFAM:PF00083;~TransMembrane:10 (i122-141o147-168i180-199o219-240i314-331o337-357i369-391o397-420i432-455o467-485i);~go_component: GO:0016020 - membrane [Evidence IEA];~go_component: GO:0016021 - integral component of membrane [Evidence IEA];~go_function: GO:0022857 - transmembrane transporter activity [Evidence IEA];~go_process: GO:0055085 - transmembrane transport [Evidence IEA]), which codes for MEEKVETERVEDRTIEENAPTKGQPVMRSTLDNLSIWESLRRYKVVTMIAMAAAFSASLDGYQINLNGGVVSNKGFIEQMANPETSIIDGKYISAWGGIQSAGQTVGQILLQYATDGYGRKIALYIIFLTFIISVFIESFATHWDHWLVAKLFSGMGVGMLQSTMPLYLSEISPTQLRGFLINAYSFWFVIGQLFASVALNRLNASDPYNFRTPIYTQWAMVGLSGIIFVAVPESPWWLVGKDRHEKAMKVLHLCNGTVEGYDVQEQIGIMTATITEERQQAQRDEQQGTWAVFQGRNLLRFIIAGWPKITQQFVGLSVFNTYATYFFQYAGSDDPFLVTLILSCVQIISMIITCTLTDRLGRRPLTVYPYAVTVLSVLALGIVGCFDYTTPSLSSLLIFFACLATFSTTGASAIGYAYAAEIPSQRLRAQTAGWSLASSNMVAIMFSFCTPLMINEGATKWGVKTGFFFAATGAISVVVAWFILPEVTRRTPAEIDELFEKRVNLRKFDKHVTDVQINAIGQGKGEEA